In Dyadobacter sp. NIV53, a single window of DNA contains:
- a CDS encoding putative zinc-binding metallopeptidase, translating to MNKKSTFLNCLAVLGLVLIMQSCKEEELGDVETISGLNRPLPVQTAIDKWISDSLTTPYNIAVNYKWDQFEFTDISKTLVPPKEEMVIPFSKVVRQAWIGPYVQQAGLVFFNKYSPKLFVLSGSAQYEYQSKVLGQAEGGRKIIVFDVNNFKVKGMNGYVANDSVVVKEGIRTLQHEFGHILHQNIMYPVEFKRVSEGLFQGENWFNISDAEALADGFVSPYASSKYDDDFVETIAILLTEGKDGYTRMVNSVQEGASLNGTSKADAQAKLRRKEALVVNYFKTAWGIDFYSLQAKCRAEFVKLI from the coding sequence ATGAATAAGAAATCCACTTTTTTAAACTGTCTTGCAGTGCTCGGCCTGGTGCTTATCATGCAGTCCTGTAAAGAAGAAGAACTTGGTGACGTTGAAACCATTTCAGGCCTTAATAGACCTTTGCCTGTTCAGACTGCTATTGATAAGTGGATATCTGACAGCCTTACAACTCCTTATAATATTGCTGTCAATTACAAATGGGATCAGTTTGAATTCACAGATATTTCAAAAACGCTCGTCCCTCCAAAAGAAGAGATGGTGATTCCTTTTTCAAAGGTGGTACGTCAAGCCTGGATCGGGCCGTATGTGCAGCAAGCCGGGCTTGTGTTTTTTAACAAATATTCTCCCAAACTATTTGTGCTGTCCGGCAGTGCGCAGTATGAGTATCAAAGTAAAGTTTTGGGACAGGCTGAGGGTGGAAGAAAAATTATTGTCTTTGATGTCAATAATTTCAAGGTCAAGGGGATGAATGGCTATGTAGCTAATGACTCTGTTGTCGTCAAGGAGGGCATCCGTACGCTTCAGCACGAATTCGGACATATTTTGCACCAGAATATTATGTACCCAGTCGAGTTCAAAAGAGTAAGCGAAGGATTATTTCAGGGGGAGAACTGGTTTAATATCAGCGATGCTGAGGCTTTGGCAGATGGTTTTGTAAGCCCGTATGCTTCATCCAAATACGATGACGATTTTGTGGAGACAATCGCCATTTTGCTAACCGAAGGCAAGGACGGCTACACCAGAATGGTAAATTCTGTTCAGGAAGGTGCGAGTCTGAATGGTACAAGTAAAGCGGATGCCCAGGCGAAGCTGAGGCGTAAGGAAGCTTTGGTCGTAAATTATTTTAAGACAGCCTGGGGAATTGATTTTTACAGTTTACAAGCCAAATGCAGAGCTGAATTCGTCAAATTGATCTAA
- a CDS encoding DUF4302 domain-containing protein translates to MKKTFSIVLPFLLFVVLISCKTEDSVFEQTSNERVNASVEKYQKQLIEAEYGWKGAIYPGTGGVYSFYFKFNDQNRVVMYSDFNKEAAVTSKESSYLVKSLQSPSLIFDTYSYLHLLADPEGIVNGGVYGEGLKSDFEFSFGSDTLNNGTLTLTGTKNRTRLVLNKASQEEAVAYGNGGLAKSLLFSNIDLYPIYFKRVTIGGVTYEINVNTAARTITLSWLEGTTSKSFTTEYYHSSTGVAFITPFVNGLLTLNSLTNLTWDASKLSLGFTAGTANVTVVGAAKPLIVDIAAPKRFRQFVIDKGSYWISETGFNVGGKEDYFGITKIPDFYYMLFFPDIASSQGTTYDAFTAYDQTNLMGPAVVPSYTSDGRIIFSILGTYGTNTLMNTTVADQIEDASGYYLVQTSPIRYDMVSAKDAKTWISWWYPF, encoded by the coding sequence ATGAAAAAGACTTTTTCAATAGTTTTACCATTTCTTCTGTTCGTTGTATTGATTTCCTGTAAAACGGAAGATTCAGTTTTCGAGCAAACATCTAACGAACGTGTTAACGCGTCTGTAGAAAAATATCAAAAACAGCTTATCGAGGCCGAATATGGCTGGAAAGGAGCCATTTACCCGGGAACCGGCGGCGTTTATAGCTTTTATTTTAAGTTTAATGATCAGAATCGGGTAGTCATGTATTCTGACTTTAATAAAGAGGCAGCTGTTACTTCCAAGGAAAGCAGCTATCTGGTGAAATCATTGCAGTCGCCTTCGCTGATTTTTGACACATATTCTTATCTGCATTTACTGGCTGATCCCGAGGGAATAGTGAACGGGGGTGTTTACGGTGAAGGGCTTAAATCTGATTTTGAGTTTTCATTTGGCTCAGACACGCTCAACAATGGCACTTTAACCCTAACTGGAACTAAAAACAGGACCAGATTGGTACTGAACAAAGCCAGTCAGGAAGAAGCCGTTGCTTACGGGAATGGCGGATTGGCGAAGAGTTTGTTGTTTAGCAATATCGATTTGTATCCGATTTATTTCAAACGAGTGACGATTGGGGGTGTCACCTATGAGATTAACGTAAATACAGCCGCCAGAACTATCACTTTATCCTGGCTTGAAGGGACAACTTCTAAATCTTTTACAACAGAGTACTATCACAGCTCGACAGGTGTAGCATTTATAACACCTTTTGTTAATGGTTTATTAACCTTAAACTCACTTACAAACCTAACTTGGGATGCATCCAAGCTGTCCCTCGGATTTACTGCGGGCACGGCCAATGTAACGGTTGTCGGGGCAGCAAAACCTCTGATCGTAGACATTGCAGCTCCTAAACGATTCAGACAATTTGTAATCGACAAAGGATCTTACTGGATTTCCGAAACGGGTTTTAACGTTGGAGGAAAGGAAGATTATTTTGGGATAACCAAAATTCCAGACTTTTACTATATGCTCTTTTTCCCGGACATAGCTTCCAGCCAGGGAACTACTTATGATGCTTTTACGGCGTATGATCAAACCAATTTGATGGGCCCTGCTGTTGTGCCTTCGTACACGTCGGATGGAAGAATTATCTTTTCCATTTTAGGTACTTACGGAACAAATACTCTGATGAATACGACTGTTGCTGATCAAATAGAAGATGCAAGTGGCTATTATCTTGTTCAGACATCACCTATCAGATACGATATGGTGAGCGCAAAAGACGCCAAAACATGGATTTCCTGGTGGTATCCTTTTTAA
- a CDS encoding IS1182 family transposase: MLIHQQKIQFTAFAGLYDLIIPKDNLLRRINELIDFSFIYDELAGKYCSDNGRAAQSPVRMFKFLLLKTIYTISDVDVVERSRYDMSFKYFLGMAPEDEVINPSSLTKFRKLRLKDADLLKLLIGKTVSIAIEKGIVCSRSIIVDATHSLSRSNPHSALKVLREHSKLLRKAVYAVDADIKERMPKKNDSGELEKELAYCNELAKCIESDQTLIYIPAIKEKLNLLKETMEDTLENYTLSKDSDARTGHKSSDSKFFGYKTHIAMTEERIITAAVVTSGEKGDGPQLPELLQISQDNGIEVDTIIGDSAYSGKDNLQLTSEQDIKVVAKLNPSITQGSRKNEDRFDYNKDADMFVCPAGHLAIRKARQGRKNVGTNQTYTYYFDVEKCKICPLSENCYKRGAKTKSYSVSIKSDSHLQQTAFQETDYYKQKIKHRYKIEAKNSELKNVHGYGRATSYGIENMQMQGALAIFAVNLKRIIKLTN, from the coding sequence ATGTTAATTCACCAACAAAAAATTCAATTTACTGCGTTCGCCGGATTGTATGACCTGATCATTCCCAAGGACAATCTTCTTCGCAGGATTAATGAATTGATCGACTTTAGCTTCATTTATGATGAGCTTGCAGGTAAATATTGTTCTGATAACGGACGTGCAGCACAGAGCCCCGTACGGATGTTCAAATTCCTGTTGCTGAAGACAATCTACACCATTTCAGACGTAGATGTAGTCGAACGTTCCCGCTACGATATGTCCTTCAAGTATTTCCTTGGCATGGCCCCCGAGGATGAAGTCATCAATCCGAGCTCTTTGACAAAGTTTAGAAAATTGCGTTTGAAAGATGCCGACTTATTGAAGCTGTTGATAGGCAAAACAGTCTCCATAGCGATTGAAAAGGGTATTGTTTGCTCTCGATCCATTATCGTAGATGCTACCCATTCGCTTTCCAGATCTAATCCACATTCAGCCCTTAAGGTGCTTAGGGAGCATTCAAAGCTTTTACGCAAAGCCGTTTATGCTGTGGATGCTGACATTAAAGAGCGTATGCCTAAAAAGAATGATTCGGGCGAGCTCGAAAAGGAGCTTGCCTATTGTAATGAGCTTGCGAAGTGTATAGAATCGGATCAGACGTTGATCTATATCCCTGCGATCAAGGAAAAACTAAACCTGTTAAAGGAAACAATGGAGGATACTTTGGAGAACTATACGCTCTCCAAAGACAGCGATGCCAGGACGGGCCATAAATCGTCTGACAGCAAGTTCTTTGGCTACAAGACCCATATTGCCATGACAGAAGAACGTATTATTACCGCCGCAGTGGTCACCTCGGGAGAAAAGGGAGATGGTCCACAACTTCCTGAACTTTTGCAGATCAGCCAGGACAACGGCATTGAAGTAGACACGATCATCGGCGATTCAGCCTATTCGGGAAAGGATAATCTTCAACTAACCAGTGAGCAGGATATCAAGGTGGTTGCCAAGCTGAACCCTTCTATTACCCAAGGATCCAGAAAGAATGAAGACCGCTTCGATTACAACAAAGATGCGGACATGTTCGTATGCCCGGCCGGGCATCTGGCCATTCGAAAGGCACGTCAGGGAAGGAAGAATGTGGGGACAAATCAGACCTATACCTACTATTTCGATGTCGAGAAGTGTAAAATCTGTCCCTTAAGTGAGAACTGTTATAAGCGGGGGGCCAAAACGAAATCCTATTCAGTGAGCATAAAATCGGACTCGCACCTCCAACAGACAGCCTTTCAGGAAACTGACTATTACAAGCAGAAAATAAAACATCGGTATAAGATCGAAGCAAAAAACAGTGAATTAAAGAATGTCCATGGCTATGGCCGCGCAACATCTTATGGAATTGAAAATATGCAGATGCAGGGAGCATTAGCCATCTTCGCAGTAAATCTGAAAAGAATTATCAAACTTACCAACTAG
- a CDS encoding RagB/SusD family nutrient uptake outer membrane protein, with product MKRYNSLILASVLLISSCSSKLDLVPQQEIEGEIALSSDTNIKRVLGGAYDAISSSYVLGGDIALFSELLASNDEIAWEGTYNQPREIYTKKILVTNSYVRDMWLDSYKTINISNNILGAIDKVNEDDQDRVKGEALMLRAITYFELAQLFCLPYSDGAAATNPGLPIVLTPTTVIEAGTKVTRSTLEATYAQILADATEAEGLLPETNGIFLSQIAANAYLSRIYLQMTNYSKALEASNKAIGLAATNGITLTSTYAAAFNNATNSSEDIFDIQVSDQDGDNDMQLFWSIPAYGGRDGDVSIQDKHLALYEANDARLKLFYEGAGSIRSGKWMLQYRNIPVIRLAELYLTRAECNLRLSSQTGATPAADLNLIRRRAGLAAITTPTLPIILKERKLELAHEGQAIQDLKRLKGTTDGLEYNSTKLVLPIPQREVDASGIAQNSGY from the coding sequence ATGAAAAGATATAATTCACTCATACTGGCATCCGTGCTTCTAATTTCGTCCTGCAGCAGTAAACTTGACCTGGTACCACAACAGGAAATTGAAGGAGAAATTGCATTAAGTTCAGATACCAATATTAAGAGAGTCCTTGGTGGCGCTTACGATGCAATAAGCAGTTCTTATGTATTGGGAGGTGACATAGCCCTGTTTTCAGAATTACTTGCTTCTAATGACGAAATTGCTTGGGAAGGCACCTATAATCAGCCCCGGGAAATTTATACCAAAAAGATATTGGTTACCAACAGTTACGTAAGAGATATGTGGCTTGACTCTTACAAAACGATCAATATCAGTAATAATATTTTAGGGGCAATCGATAAGGTAAACGAGGATGATCAGGACCGTGTAAAAGGAGAAGCATTGATGCTAAGGGCAATTACTTACTTTGAGTTGGCTCAATTATTTTGCCTGCCTTACAGTGATGGTGCAGCTGCAACCAATCCGGGATTGCCTATCGTATTAACCCCAACCACGGTTATTGAAGCAGGAACGAAAGTAACCCGCAGTACCTTGGAAGCAACTTATGCCCAAATACTTGCAGATGCAACGGAGGCGGAAGGATTGTTACCGGAAACCAACGGAATATTTTTATCACAAATTGCCGCTAATGCATATCTGTCACGTATTTACCTGCAAATGACAAATTACAGTAAAGCACTTGAAGCATCTAACAAAGCTATTGGGCTTGCGGCAACAAATGGTATAACCCTTACCAGCACTTATGCCGCGGCATTTAACAACGCAACTAATAGCAGCGAAGATATATTTGATATCCAGGTATCTGATCAGGATGGTGATAATGACATGCAGCTGTTTTGGTCAATTCCAGCTTATGGCGGACGCGATGGAGACGTTTCTATTCAGGATAAACATCTGGCATTATATGAAGCCAATGATGCAAGATTAAAACTATTCTATGAAGGTGCAGGCTCTATCAGAAGTGGCAAATGGATGTTGCAGTACAGAAATATCCCGGTTATCCGTCTGGCCGAATTATATTTGACAAGAGCAGAATGCAACCTGAGACTTAGTTCTCAAACTGGTGCAACACCTGCGGCTGATTTAAACTTGATACGTAGAAGAGCCGGACTGGCAGCAATTACGACTCCTACTTTGCCCATCATACTAAAAGAACGCAAACTGGAACTGGCACATGAAGGCCAGGCAATTCAGGACTTGAAACGTCTTAAAGGAACGACAGACGGCCTTGAATATAATTCAACTAAACTCGTTCTGCCAATTCCACAAAGAGAAGTAGATGCTTCCGGTATTGCTCAGAACAGCGGATATTGA
- a CDS encoding RagB/SusD family nutrient uptake outer membrane protein, whose amino-acid sequence MKHIKKYLKGFSLVFPFLTLLSCEQFLSTEPDSTRATLKTPEQVSQLLTTAYPQGSYVVFGEAMSDNADDKGAGTDDRVNRGSYRFEVVDAPVDQEDSPDMYWAQAYHAISVANQALLVIAESTNPESFSAQKGEALVARAYAHFMLVSFYSKFYDPATASSDAGIPYVTEPETVVVKQYERRTVAYVYDMIEKDLLEGLPLIKDVSYTVPKYHFNIAAANAFACRFYLVKKDYAKVLQYANSVFPGGDIGPNLRPWNTEYLPLSYQELYKRYTRATENANLLLVETNSLASRFTPTYRYALTNAIWDEIKAVGNITGSSVSWAYPLFNVGEGNLLIPKLDEYFVKESVNAEIGSVWVMVPLFTTEEVLFNRAEANLFLGNQSAALADLNLFASKRIRSYNASTYAITLPKIRTYYGLANSGTNNSLGLLYSIMDLRRLEFTQEGMRWFDILRYGLDVEHVTAEGQTITVLDGDARRQLQLPQSVTLSGLELNKR is encoded by the coding sequence ATGAAGCATATAAAAAAATATCTGAAAGGTTTTTCACTGGTGTTCCCTTTTCTTACACTACTTAGTTGTGAACAATTTCTTTCAACGGAGCCGGATAGTACCCGTGCAACTTTAAAGACACCTGAACAGGTTTCACAATTGTTAACGACAGCCTATCCGCAGGGAAGTTATGTCGTATTCGGCGAAGCGATGAGCGATAATGCTGACGACAAAGGGGCCGGAACTGATGATCGGGTAAACAGAGGTTCGTACCGGTTTGAAGTGGTAGATGCGCCAGTGGATCAGGAAGATTCGCCCGACATGTACTGGGCTCAGGCTTATCATGCCATTTCGGTTGCAAACCAGGCACTTTTGGTAATAGCTGAGTCAACTAATCCTGAATCATTTTCTGCTCAGAAAGGAGAAGCATTGGTTGCCAGGGCATATGCACATTTTATGCTTGTCAGCTTTTACAGTAAATTTTACGATCCTGCAACAGCATCAAGCGACGCAGGGATACCCTATGTAACTGAGCCGGAAACTGTGGTAGTAAAGCAGTACGAACGTAGGACAGTCGCCTACGTGTACGACATGATTGAAAAGGACTTGCTCGAAGGATTGCCATTGATAAAGGATGTTAGTTACACCGTTCCCAAGTACCATTTCAATATTGCAGCTGCGAACGCTTTCGCTTGTCGTTTCTATCTGGTCAAAAAGGATTATGCGAAGGTTCTTCAATATGCAAATAGTGTTTTTCCAGGCGGAGATATCGGGCCTAATTTACGCCCCTGGAATACAGAGTATTTACCTCTTTCTTATCAGGAATTGTATAAACGATATACCAGAGCGACTGAAAATGCTAACCTTTTGCTTGTAGAGACCAATTCGTTAGCTTCACGTTTCACGCCTACTTACCGATATGCCCTTACCAATGCCATCTGGGATGAGATAAAGGCTGTTGGCAATATCACTGGTTCATCAGTTAGCTGGGCTTATCCACTTTTCAACGTTGGAGAAGGCAATTTATTGATTCCCAAGCTTGACGAATATTTTGTCAAAGAATCTGTAAATGCTGAGATCGGCTCTGTATGGGTAATGGTACCTCTGTTTACAACAGAAGAGGTTTTATTCAACCGTGCCGAGGCAAACTTGTTTTTAGGTAATCAGTCTGCTGCGTTAGCTGATTTGAACCTGTTTGCCAGCAAACGCATCCGAAGCTACAATGCTAGTACATATGCGATAACCTTACCAAAGATCCGTACCTATTATGGATTAGCCAATTCTGGTACAAATAACAGCCTTGGGCTTCTTTACAGTATTATGGACCTTCGGAGACTTGAATTTACACAGGAGGGAATGCGTTGGTTTGATATACTGAGATATGGATTAGATGTGGAACACGTTACTGCTGAGGGACAGACAATTACGGTTCTTGATGGAGACGCTCGAAGACAGTTGCAGCTTCCACAGTCTGTTACGCTGTCAGGTTTGGAACTAAATAAAAGGTAG